A window from Megalobrama amblycephala isolate DHTTF-2021 linkage group LG21, ASM1881202v1, whole genome shotgun sequence encodes these proteins:
- the csf1a gene encoding macrophage colony-stimulating factor 1a isoform X4 — MLMNSLLLLLLTTDPCCPVIEVRHQCFFLILCFHLVCAGVPGPCKHSVTQDHLLNLKRLIKNQLQNGCSITYTFTERQNLSVVCYVKAAFPHILELLNTQFSYAKDSDNYRYTNSLKNLIYNIYSQRCIPPINEEIEDSPTKFIRIHMTLPRAALEKAEEVIRMYMGLMTQSDKPVDWNCEEEYTEDYPESTTEPLSQTAGASECPCICPTVSSGPSRTSTSTSHWNIYLKSSPSPQRSSFSPVVTLQGGNKRTKQFKPAVPVAKHKTLTPGTPTTWRSMQGSLPNFLFGSTPALPETSNSAMQNMPSSDHFPSFTNSKEVFPSRTDSTVQSTASGPYQKNTRDNTQDGVERSTLLLLAKRSLDSKSQEGPSSSYVKLSQNGVTATSEPTYKDIKSTEIKGKSLQISKHIVPVTTTVMSSLKAAAHSSEGLSILVEQPGHLNSPLENFQTHTQSLVRMPRNFMGIIHEAKFSKADPRRTGRG, encoded by the exons GTAAGGCATCAGTGCTTCTTCCTTATCCTGTGCTTTCATTTGGTCTGTGCTGGTGTGCCAGGTCCATGTAAGCACTCTGTCACACAGGACCATCTCCTGAATTTAAAACGTCTG ATTAAGAACCAGCTGCAAAATGGTTGTTCAATAACCTACACTTTCACTGAACGCCAGAACCTG agtgttGTGTGTTATGTTAAAGCAGCATTCCCTCACATTCTGGAGCTACTCAACACCCAGTTCAGCTATGCTAAGGACTCCGACAATTATCGTTACACTAATTCACTGAAGAACTTGATCTACAACATTTACTCCCAGAGATGCATCCCTCCAATCAATGAGGAGATTGAG GATAGCCCAACAAAGTTCATAAGAATCCACATGACTTTGCCCAGGGCAGCTTTGGAGAAAGCTGAGGAAGTGATTCGCATGTATATGGGTCTAATGACTCAGAGCGACAAGCCTGTGGACTGGAACTGTGAGGAGGAGTACACAGAGGATTACCCAGAATCCACCACTGAACCTCTCAGCCAAACAGCAG GTGCCTCCGAATGCCCCTGCATTTGTCCAACAGTGAGCAGTGGACCATCTAGGACATCTACATCCACAAGCCATtggaatatttatttgaaatcatcTCCATCTCCTCAAAGATCATCTTTTTCACCTGTGGTAACCTTGCAGGGTGGTAATAAGAGAACTAAACAATTCAAGCCTGCTGTCCCAGTAGCCAAACACAAAACACTAACTCCAGGGACACCTACCACATGGAGATCTATGCAAGGAAGTTTACCCAACTTCCTCTTTGGTAGCACTCCAGCTTTACCTGAAACTTCAAATTCAGCGATGCAAAATATGCCATCATCGGATCATTTCCCTTCATTTACAAATTCTAAGGAGGTATTTCCGAGCAGAACTGACTCAACTGTTCAGTCAACAGCATCTGGCCCCTATCAAAAAAACACAAGAGATAACACACAGGACGGTGTGGAGAGGAGCACGCTGCTTTTACTTGCCAAGAGGTCTTTAGATTCTAAAAGCCAGGAAGGACCATCCAGTTCCTATGTGAAATTATCCCAGAACGGGGTTACTGCAACATCTGAGCCAACATATAAAGATATAAAGAGCACAGAGATCAAAGGCAAATCTTTACAGATAAGTAAACACATTGTACCAGTCACAACCACAGTTATGTCTTCTTTGAAAGCAGCTGCACATTCATCGGAAGGTCTGAGCATCCTTGTTGAACAGCCAGGTCATCTAAACAGCCCTCTTGAAAATTTCCAAACACACACCCAAAGTCTGGTGAGGATGCCAAGGAATTTCATGGGAATCATCCATGAGGCAAAGTTCAGCAAGG